ATGCGACCGCACAATCTGCCGTTCGTGATGCTGGGCGCCGCACTGCTGTGGTTCGGCTGGTACGGATTCAACGCGGGATCGGCGACCACCGCCAACGGCGTTGCCGGCTCAACGTTCATTACCACCACGATCGCGACCGCCGCGGCCATGCTTGGCTGGCTGCTCACCGAGCGCATCCGCGATGGCAAGGCTACGACGCTGGGCGCGGCGTCGGGTATCGTCGCCGGACTGGTCGCCATCACACCGTCTTGCTCATCGGTCAACGTCTTGGGCGCGTTGGTGGTTGGCGTGTCGGCCGGGGTGCTGTGCGCGCTGGCGGTCGGGCTGAAATTCCGGCTCGGCTTCGATGACTCGCTCGACGTGGTCGGGGTGCACCTGGTCGGTGGTCTGGTAGGCACGCTGCTGGTGGGACTGCTTGCCGCCCCTGAGACCCCGGCGATCAATGGCGTGGCTGGGGTGTCGAAGGGGTTGTTCTACGGCGGCGGCTTTGCCCAGCTGGAACGGCAAGCGCTCGGCGCCTTCAGTGTTCTCCTCTACTCTGGAATCGTCACCCTTGTCTTGGCATTGATCCTGAAATTCACCATCGGGCTCAGGCTTGACGCCGAGAAAGAAAGCTCGGGCATCGACGAGGCTGAGCACGCAGAGAGCGGTTACGATTTCGCCGTCGTCAGCGGTTCGGTTCTCCCCCCGCGGGGCAACGTGGAGGATAGCCGCAACGGCTTGGAGGAGCGAGTGGGCGAGAGAGTGGAGGCGAAGCCGAAATGAAGCTGATCACCGCGATCGTGAAGCCGTTCACGCTCGATGACGTCAAGACGAGCCTCGAGGATGCGGGAGTCTTGGGGATGACGGTCAGCGAAATCCAGGGGTACGGACGGCAGAAGGGCCACACCGAGGTCTACCGGGGTGCGGAATACTCGGTGGATTTCGTGCCGAAGGTTCGGATCGAAGTCGTTGTCGATGACTCCATCGTCGACAAGGTGGTGGACAGCATCGTGCGGGCAGCCCGCACCGGCAAGATCGGCGACGGCAAAGTGTGGGTCAGTCCGGTGGACACCATCGTGCGGGTACGTACCGGTGAACGCGGACACGATGCGTTATGAGAATAGTCGCACTTTGCTGATCAAACCCGGACGGGCCTGCCGGTTGTGAGATCGGGTATGAAGCCGCAACCGCCGGACCCGTCCGGGGCACGGCTACCGGTGGCCCAAGCAGTAGAAGGGGCAGGATGTGCCTCTCCGCCAAGCGATTTGGCTGCGGAGCGGCGCAAGCTGCTGTCCGACGACCACCGCGAACTGGAGCCGGCGGGGTTGCGGCAGGCGTGGCTGGATCTGCATGAGTCCTGGCTGATCGCTAAGGCCGACGAGATCGGGATCACCGAAGCGAGTGGGTTTGCGATCGTCGGAGTCGGCGGGCTCGGGCGTCGTGAGCTGCTGCCGTATTCGGACCTGGATCTGCTGCTGTTGCACGACGGCAAGCCCGCCGATGTGCTGGGGCCGGTCGCCGACAAGTTGTGGTACCCGTTGTGGGACGCCAACATTCGACTTGACCACAGCGTGCGGACCCTCAGCGAGGCATTGGGCACGGCCAATTCCGACATGGCGGCCGTGCTGGGCATGTTGGAAGCACGCCACATCGCCGGCGATGAGCAGCTTTCGACGGGACTGGTCGACGGCGTGCGACGGCAGTGGCGCAGCGGAATTCGCTCCCGCATGGGCGAGCTCGTCGAGACGACGCATGCCCGGTGGCGGCGCTGTGGCCGGATCGCGCAGCGCGCCGAGCCCGATCTCAAATCGGGTCGCGGCGGCCTACGCGATGTCCAGTTGCTGGACGCACTGGCGATCGCCCAGCTCATCGACCGCCACGGCATCGGAAATCCGGACCTGCCGGCGGGTTCGCTGGACAATGCCTATCTCACTTTGCTGGACGTGCGCACCCAGCTGCACCGGGTCTCGGGCCGTGGGCGTGACCAGTTGCTGGCCCAGTTCGCCGACGAGATCAGCGCCGCCTTGGGGGTCGGTGACAGATTTGACTTGGCACGCACCCTGTCGAACGCTGGCCGCACCATCAGTTACCACGCCGAAGCCGGCCTGCGGACCGCGGAGAACGCCTTGCCGCGGCGCGGCATCACAGCCATGATGCGGCGGCCCAAGCGGCGACCTCTTGACGAGGGCGTCGTCGAGTATGCGGGCGAAATCGTGCTCGCCCGCGACGCCGAACCCGAACGCGACCCCGGCCTGGTACTCCGCGT
The nucleotide sequence above comes from Mycobacterium decipiens. Encoded proteins:
- a CDS encoding ammonium transporter — protein: MDQFPIMGVPNSGDTAWMLASSALVLLMTPGLAFFYGGMVRAKSVLNMIMMSVSAMGVVTVLWALYGYSIAFGDDVGNIAGNPTQYWGLKGLIGVNAVAADPSTQTAAVDIPLAGTLPATVFVAFQLMFAIITVALISGAVADRLKFGAWLLFAGLWATFVYFPVAHWVFAFDGFAAEHGGWIANKLHAIDFAGGTAVHINAGIAALVLAIVLGKRRGWPATLMRPHNLPFVMLGAALLWFGWYGFNAGSATTANGVAGSTFITTTIATAAAMLGWLLTERIRDGKATTLGAASGIVAGLVAITPSCSSVNVLGALVVGVSAGVLCALAVGLKFRLGFDDSLDVVGVHLVGGLVGTLLVGLLAAPETPAINGVAGVSKGLFYGGGFAQLERQALGAFSVLLYSGIVTLVLALILKFTIGLRLDAEKESSGIDEAEHAESGYDFAVVSGSVLPPRGNVEDSRNGLEERVGERVEAKPK
- the glnB gene encoding nitrogen regulatory protein P-II; this encodes MKLITAIVKPFTLDDVKTSLEDAGVLGMTVSEIQGYGRQKGHTEVYRGAEYSVDFVPKVRIEVVVDDSIVDKVVDSIVRAARTGKIGDGKVWVSPVDTIVRVRTGERGHDAL